The following proteins come from a genomic window of Rutidosis leptorrhynchoides isolate AG116_Rl617_1_P2 chromosome 10, CSIRO_AGI_Rlap_v1, whole genome shotgun sequence:
- the LOC139873433 gene encoding uncharacterized protein codes for MEIHCSDRIDIDGEPFKRESLVVQTNYNFGFAYVDRLQGNSELLLKVQFFCAERAKIHDDYAHDETLLGQKLNEFNSKFRQANQIHALDLMTAAFELEIRSLVDVLMDDVIDIFLKMTDDEAYKILYVNLRDEFSHKVYKEYSNRVMFHRWAFE; via the exons ATGGAGATTCATTGTTCGGACAGGATAGATATTGACGGCGAGCCCTTTAAAAGAGAGTCTTTAGTGGTCCAAACCAATTACAATTTCGGCTTTGCCTACGTAGATAGGCTCCAAGGCAATAGTGAACTCCTTCTGAAGGTTCAATTCTTTTGTGCAGAACGTGCCAAGATCCATGATGATTATGCCCATGATGAAACCCTCCTTGGACAGAAGTTGAATGAGTTCAATTCCAAATTTCGCCAAGCCAATCAGATACATGCTCTTGATCTTATGACT GCTGCTTTCGAGTTGGAGATAAGAAGCCTCGTGGACGTGTTGATGGATGACGTTATTGACATTTTTCTCAAAATGACTGATGACGAGGCTTACAAAATCTTATATGTGAATTTGAGAGATGAGTTTAGTCATAAAGTATATAAGGAGTATAGTAATCGTGTCATGTTTCACAGGTGGGCTTTTGAATGA
- the LOC139873604 gene encoding autophagy-related protein 18g-like isoform X1, translating into MKKGKGKNNGLLPNSLKIISSCIKTVSTNASTVVRTAGASVAASISASPDDQRDQVIWAGFDKLNNGSASFRHVLLLGYQTGFQVIDVEDASSFTELVSKRGGPVTFLQLMHIPSKSDVSEKTIPLHPILIVVAGDVTRSGLGQNRTYMGAPGSDGSSIYHSETTLDLPTAVLFYSLKSNCYVKALRFRSTVFMVRCSPLIVAVGLENEIHCIDAITLENKFTIPTYPVPRSGDQGIVGVNFGYGPLAIGSRWLAYASNKLLVSNTGHLSPKNLTPGISPCTSPSNGSLVARYAMESSKQLAAGIITLGDKGYKRFSKYYPDKLQDRSIPSRTSNPGWKITNASPEVDNAGTVIVKDVVTEAVISQFRAHSSPLSALCFDPSGTLLVTASIHGNNVNIFRIMPCTRNGSNNQNHDWNSSHVLLYKLHRGITSAVIQDINFSHFSQWISIVSSKGTCHVFALSPFGSDPHYQTRAHRAINPVRSLPWWATPSFVIDEPLPPPPAPLTLSVVGRIRNNSSGFFNTISNATSSVGKMIIPSGVVASIFHNSMSYCNQNSSSRVNSLEYLLVYTPSGFVIQYELLPSMGIQNIDVGSRSQSVSYQDEELGLIFKSHQWWQVCRRLDSPEREECISSTTFNAQESANVCVGSDSVKRNDGAHLFLSNAEVQINSGRLPVWQNTKVHFYAMRSVNVEEFADGEGQIENIPCYEVYIRRKDLLPVFDHFNSLKSGWDDRVYSLKNNPGSKASDESVICLSKPASVSSTESSDGGSSRRIENLLDLDPVNCEKSNVPINHTLNEKYLETIHSVTQTDCKSAHIKEPASSSTGPKKPVNFEGCFQEGYYKAVEPDGGVKLTGDAADYYENNETQSGKETSENEGEEDEFLGDMFDLSEEG; encoded by the exons ATGAAGAAAGGAAAAGGAAAAAACAACGGTTTATTACCTAATTCATTGAAGATTATTTCATCGTGTATTAAGACTGTGTCTACTAACGCTAGCACCGTTGTCCGTACCGCCGGTGCTTCCGTAGCTGCTTCAATTTCAGCTTCTCCTGATGATCAGAGAGATCAG GTAATATGGGCCGGCTTTGACAAACTAAACAATGGTTCTGCTTCCTTTAGACATGTCCTACTGCTTGGTTATCAGACTGGCTTTCAAGTGATCGATGTCGAGGATGCTTCTAGTTTTACCGAGCTCGTTTCAAAGAGGGGTGGACCCGTCACTTTCTTACAGTTGATGCATATTCCTTCTAAATCTGATGTCAGCGAGAAGACCATACCATTACACCCTATACTTATCGTCGTTGCAGGTGATGTCACCAGGTCCGGGCTGGGTCAAAATAGAACCTATATGGGTGCACCTGGAAGCGATGGTTCAAGTATCTATCATTCAGAAACCACTCTTGACTTGCCTACTGCTGTGCTGTTTTATTCTCTAAAGTCCAACTGTTACGTGAAGGCCCTTAGGTTCAGGTCAACTGTTTTTATGGTCAGATGTAGTCCTTTGATAGTAGCTGTCGGTCTTGAAAATGAG ATACATTGCATAGACGCTATCACACTCGAGAATAAATTTACTATTCCAACCTACCCGGTTCCCCGATCTGGAGACCAAGGAATCGTTGGAGTTAACTTTGGATACGGCCCATTGGCTATCGGTTCACGATGGTTAGCTTATGCATCAAACAAACTGCTAGTATCAAATACAGGCCACTTAAGCCCAAAGAATCTTACTCCCGGTATTAGCCCGTGTACATCGCCTAGCAACGGATCATTGGTGGCTCGTTATGCAATGGAATCAAGCAAACAGTTGGCTGCTGGAATAATCACCCTTGGTGACAAGGGGTACAAAAGGTTCTCGAAATACTATCCCGACAAGCTCCAAGACCGTTCGATTCCCTCTAGGACATCAAATCCAGGCTGGAAAATTACGAATGCTTCTCCAGAAGTAGATAATGCTGGAACG GTCATTGTGAAGGATGTTGTTACGGAAGCTGTTATTTCACAGTTCAGAGCTCATTCAAGTCCACTGTCTGCCTTGTGTTTTGATCCAAGTGGGACCCTTCTTGTCACAGCGTCAATACATGGAAATAATGTCAACATCTTCCGTATTATGCCTTGTACTCGCAACGGCTCTAATAATCAAAATCATGATTGGAATTCCTCTCATGTTCTTCTTTACAAGCTGCACCGGGGCATAACTTCAGCT GTTATCCAAGACATAAATTTTAGTCACTTCAGTCAGTGGATTTCTATAGTTTCATCAAAGGGTACTTGTCATGTTTTTGCTCTATCACCCTTTGGTAGTGACCCACACTATCAGACTCGCGCGCATCGGGCTATTAACCCAGTTCGATCTCTACCTTGGTGGGCCACACCATCATTCGTCATAGATGAACCATTGCCACCACCACCAGCTCCTCTTACCCTTTCTGTAGTGGGTAGGATACGGAATAACAGTTCGGGATTTTTCAACACTATTAGTAATGCTACATCTTCTGTTGGAAAGATGATTATACCCTCAGGTGTTGTTGCTTCTATTTTCCACAATTCGATGAGTTACTGTAATCAAAACTCTTCCTCTAGAGTTAATTCTTTAGAATATCTGTTGGTTTATACTCCATCTGGATTTGTAATTCAATATGAACTTCTTCCGTCAATGGGGATCCAAAATATTGATGTTGGTTCAAGATCTCAGTCGGTTTCATATCAAGACGAGGAATTGGGATTGATTTTTAAATCTCATCAATGGTGGCAAGTTTGTCGAAGATTGGATTCTCCAGAAAGGGAGGAATGCATTTCAAGCACGACCTTTAATGCCCAGGAATCTGCTAACGTCTGTGTAGGAAGTGATTCGGTTAAGCGAAATGATGGGGCCCATTTGTTTCTGTCAAATGCTGAGGTCCAAATAAATTCTGGGAGGTTACCCGTGTGGCAAAATACCAAG GTGCATTTTTATGCAATGAGATCTGTGAATGTGGAAGAATTTGCAGATGGAGAGGGTCAGATTGAGAACATTCCATGTTATGAAGTGTACATAAGAAGAAAGGATTTGTTACCTGTTTTTGACCATTTCAATAGTCTCAAATCAGGCTGGGATGACAG GGTTTATTCTCTCAAAAACAATCCCGGTTCAAAGGCCAGTGATGAATCTGTCATATGCTTGTCAAAACCAGCATCAGTTAGCTCCACGGAAAGCTCGGATGGAG GATCATCCCGAAGGATAGAGAATTTACTCGATCTTGATCCAGTGAATTGTGAAAAGTCAAACGTTCCCATTAATCATACTCTAAATGAAAAATATCTCGAAACGATACACTCTGTTACTCAAACAGACTGCAAGAGTGCTCATATTAAGGAACCGGCTAGCTCTTCTACAGGTCCCAAAAAACCTGTGAACTTTGAAGGGTGTTTTCAAGAGGGTTATTATAAGGCGGTTGAACCCGATGGTGGTGTCAAGCTAACTGGAGATGCAGccgattattatgaaaataatgaaactcaAAGTGGGAAGGAAACCTCGGAAAATGAAGGGGAGGAAGATGAATTTCTTGGTGATATGTTTGACCTTTCAGAAGAAG GTTGA
- the LOC139873604 gene encoding autophagy-related protein 18g-like isoform X2, whose product MKKGKGKNNGLLPNSLKIISSCIKTVSTNASTVVRTAGASVAASISASPDDQRDQVIWAGFDKLNNGSASFRHVLLLGYQTGFQVIDVEDASSFTELVSKRGGPVTFLQLMHIPSKSDVSEKTIPLHPILIVVAGDVTRSGLGQNRTYMGAPGSDGSSIYHSETTLDLPTAVLFYSLKSNCYVKALRFRSTVFMVRCSPLIVAVGLENEIHCIDAITLENKFTIPTYPVPRSGDQGIVGVNFGYGPLAIGSRWLAYASNKLLVSNTGHLSPKNLTPGISPCTSPSNGSLVARYAMESSKQLAAGIITLGDKGYKRFSKYYPDKLQDRSIPSRTSNPGWKITNASPEVDNAGTVIVKDVVTEAVISQFRAHSSPLSALCFDPSGTLLVTASIHGNNVNIFRIMPCTRNGSNNQNHDWNSSHVLLYKLHRGITSAVIQDINFSHFSQWISIVSSKGTCHVFALSPFGSDPHYQTRAHRAINPVRSLPWWATPSFVIDEPLPPPPAPLTLSVVGRIRNNSSGFFNTISNATSSVGKMIIPSGVVASIFHNSMSYCNQNSSSRVNSLEYLLVYTPSGFVIQYELLPSMGIQNIDVGSRSQSVSYQDEELGLIFKSHQWWQVCRRLDSPEREECISSTTFNAQESANVCVGSDSVKRNDGAHLFLSNAEVQINSGRLPVWQNTKVHFYAMRSVNVEEFADGEGQIENIPCYEVYIRRKDLLPVFDHFNSLKSGWDDRVYSLKNNPGSKASDESVICLSKPASVSSTESSDGDLRRSERIVKMLGR is encoded by the exons ATGAAGAAAGGAAAAGGAAAAAACAACGGTTTATTACCTAATTCATTGAAGATTATTTCATCGTGTATTAAGACTGTGTCTACTAACGCTAGCACCGTTGTCCGTACCGCCGGTGCTTCCGTAGCTGCTTCAATTTCAGCTTCTCCTGATGATCAGAGAGATCAG GTAATATGGGCCGGCTTTGACAAACTAAACAATGGTTCTGCTTCCTTTAGACATGTCCTACTGCTTGGTTATCAGACTGGCTTTCAAGTGATCGATGTCGAGGATGCTTCTAGTTTTACCGAGCTCGTTTCAAAGAGGGGTGGACCCGTCACTTTCTTACAGTTGATGCATATTCCTTCTAAATCTGATGTCAGCGAGAAGACCATACCATTACACCCTATACTTATCGTCGTTGCAGGTGATGTCACCAGGTCCGGGCTGGGTCAAAATAGAACCTATATGGGTGCACCTGGAAGCGATGGTTCAAGTATCTATCATTCAGAAACCACTCTTGACTTGCCTACTGCTGTGCTGTTTTATTCTCTAAAGTCCAACTGTTACGTGAAGGCCCTTAGGTTCAGGTCAACTGTTTTTATGGTCAGATGTAGTCCTTTGATAGTAGCTGTCGGTCTTGAAAATGAG ATACATTGCATAGACGCTATCACACTCGAGAATAAATTTACTATTCCAACCTACCCGGTTCCCCGATCTGGAGACCAAGGAATCGTTGGAGTTAACTTTGGATACGGCCCATTGGCTATCGGTTCACGATGGTTAGCTTATGCATCAAACAAACTGCTAGTATCAAATACAGGCCACTTAAGCCCAAAGAATCTTACTCCCGGTATTAGCCCGTGTACATCGCCTAGCAACGGATCATTGGTGGCTCGTTATGCAATGGAATCAAGCAAACAGTTGGCTGCTGGAATAATCACCCTTGGTGACAAGGGGTACAAAAGGTTCTCGAAATACTATCCCGACAAGCTCCAAGACCGTTCGATTCCCTCTAGGACATCAAATCCAGGCTGGAAAATTACGAATGCTTCTCCAGAAGTAGATAATGCTGGAACG GTCATTGTGAAGGATGTTGTTACGGAAGCTGTTATTTCACAGTTCAGAGCTCATTCAAGTCCACTGTCTGCCTTGTGTTTTGATCCAAGTGGGACCCTTCTTGTCACAGCGTCAATACATGGAAATAATGTCAACATCTTCCGTATTATGCCTTGTACTCGCAACGGCTCTAATAATCAAAATCATGATTGGAATTCCTCTCATGTTCTTCTTTACAAGCTGCACCGGGGCATAACTTCAGCT GTTATCCAAGACATAAATTTTAGTCACTTCAGTCAGTGGATTTCTATAGTTTCATCAAAGGGTACTTGTCATGTTTTTGCTCTATCACCCTTTGGTAGTGACCCACACTATCAGACTCGCGCGCATCGGGCTATTAACCCAGTTCGATCTCTACCTTGGTGGGCCACACCATCATTCGTCATAGATGAACCATTGCCACCACCACCAGCTCCTCTTACCCTTTCTGTAGTGGGTAGGATACGGAATAACAGTTCGGGATTTTTCAACACTATTAGTAATGCTACATCTTCTGTTGGAAAGATGATTATACCCTCAGGTGTTGTTGCTTCTATTTTCCACAATTCGATGAGTTACTGTAATCAAAACTCTTCCTCTAGAGTTAATTCTTTAGAATATCTGTTGGTTTATACTCCATCTGGATTTGTAATTCAATATGAACTTCTTCCGTCAATGGGGATCCAAAATATTGATGTTGGTTCAAGATCTCAGTCGGTTTCATATCAAGACGAGGAATTGGGATTGATTTTTAAATCTCATCAATGGTGGCAAGTTTGTCGAAGATTGGATTCTCCAGAAAGGGAGGAATGCATTTCAAGCACGACCTTTAATGCCCAGGAATCTGCTAACGTCTGTGTAGGAAGTGATTCGGTTAAGCGAAATGATGGGGCCCATTTGTTTCTGTCAAATGCTGAGGTCCAAATAAATTCTGGGAGGTTACCCGTGTGGCAAAATACCAAG GTGCATTTTTATGCAATGAGATCTGTGAATGTGGAAGAATTTGCAGATGGAGAGGGTCAGATTGAGAACATTCCATGTTATGAAGTGTACATAAGAAGAAAGGATTTGTTACCTGTTTTTGACCATTTCAATAGTCTCAAATCAGGCTGGGATGACAG GGTTTATTCTCTCAAAAACAATCCCGGTTCAAAGGCCAGTGATGAATCTGTCATATGCTTGTCAAAACCAGCATCAGTTAGCTCCACGGAAAGCTCGGATGGAG ACTTACGTCGATCTGAACGAATCGTCAAGATGCTGGGTCGTTAA